In a single window of the Elaeis guineensis isolate ETL-2024a chromosome 8, EG11, whole genome shotgun sequence genome:
- the LOC105049364 gene encoding uncharacterized protein isoform X3, producing the protein MAEDIMEIPGIHCHSCSSLQEWRFRSASGVHEDILNISPRLSYHNPAIHLERRLHDRNSMSFQKMASVCSPRTSISSTETPGSKSVAELVKEISTLELEVIHLEQYLLSLYRTAFDQYLASSSTVAGHVSSPPVECHAGHLRLDSTIQTSHQATHSINLDLVADRPSHPQIVQRVGKSASDCRHTEHSPACDLAFSSGLNDDIPKSVSGHRSLADHLGASITDHVPEISCKLSEDIIRCISAIFCRLAPAQHVVQMASLTPSVSSCSTFSPQDPSDNWSPQCPYEASPSQFESLEDQSFQYDGMVEVPQIRIDGDKFGYASKMLNIFRSLIQCLKNIDPRKMEHDEQLAFWINIHNALVMHWLRSLFTPAVKFMNGNGKHPYALDHPEPLAHFALSSGACSDPPVRLYTARGIYKELELAKAEFMQANVSVRKEQKIVLPKILYYYAKDAYMELSGLMEMVCDSIPDAQRKAIKGCLKRRLDKCVEWSPYKSTFRYLVHRDLAK; encoded by the exons ATGGCAGAAGATATTATGGAAATCCCAGGAATTCATTGCCACTCATGTTCTTCTCTCCAGGAGTGGCGTTTCCGGAG CGCATCAGGAGTGCATGAAGATATATTAAACATCTCGCCTCGGCTTTCCTATCACAACCCT GCTATACACCTAGAGAGAAGATTACATGACCGAAATTCTATGAGCTTTCAAAAGATGGCATCAGTGTGTAGCCCGAGAACATCCATTTCTTCAACCGAAACTCCAGGTTCAAAG TCTGTTGCAGAATTAGTTAAGGAGATCTCCACTCTTGAGCTGGAAGTTATACATTTGGAACAGTACCTCCTCTCACTATATCGAACTGCTTTTGACCAATATCTAGCTAGCTCCTCTACTGTTGCAGGCCATGTCTCTAGCCCTCCTGTAGAATGTCATGCAGGACATCTGAGACTAGATTCTACAATTCAGACATCACATCAGGCAACTCATTCCATTAATCTTGATCTAGTAGCGGACAGACCAAGTCATCCTCAAATCGTTCAGCGAGTTGGCAAGAGTGCCTCCGATTGCAGGCATACTGAACATTCACCTGCATGTGATTTGGCATTTAGTTCAGGTCTCAATGAT GATATACCAAAATCTGTTTCTGGACATAGAAGTCTTGCAGATCATCTTGGTGCCTCTATCACGGACCATGTGCCTGAAATTTCTTGTAAACTTTCTGAAGATATTATCAGATGCATTTCTGCTATTTTCTGCAGACTTGCTCCAGCTCAACATGTTGTGCAGATGGCTTCGCTTACTCCATCTGTGTCATCTTGTAGCACATTTTCTCCACAGGATCCTAGTGATAATTGGAGTCCTCAGTGCCCCTATGAAGCAAGTCCTTCTCAATTTGAATCACTTGAAGATCAGAGCTTTCAATATGATGGTATGGTAGAAGTTCCACAGATACGTATCGATGGTGACAAATTTGGTTATGCCTCAAAGATGCTCAACATTTTTAG ATCTCTTATTCAATGTCTCAAGAACATTGACCCAAGAAAGATGGAGCACGATGAGCAACTCGCTTTCTGGATCAACATTCACAATGCCTTGGTGATGCAT TGGCTGCGCTCGCTCTTCACACCAGCAGTAAAGTTCATGAATGGGAATGGCAAGCATCCATATGCTCTTGATCATCCTGAGCCACTTGCGCATTTTGCTCTTTCTTCAGGAGCATGCTCTGATCCTCCT GTTCGACTTTACACTGCTAGAGGTATCTATAAGGAGCTTGAGCTTGCAAAAGCTGAGTTCATGCAAGCTAATGTCTCGGTCCGAAAGGAACAGAAGATTGTTCTGCCAAAGATTTTATACTATTATGCAAAAGATGCATATATGGAATTGTCTGGTCTCATGGAGATGGTCTGTGATTCAATACCAGATGCCCAGCGAAAAGCCATCAAAGGATGCCTTAAAAGAAGGCTTGATAAGTGTGTTGAATGGTCACCATATAAATCAACTTTCAGATACCTTGTGCATAGAGATTTAGCCAAATAA
- the LOC105049364 gene encoding uncharacterized protein isoform X1 has product MAEDIMEIPGIHCHSCSSLQEWRFRSASGVHEDILNISPRLSYHNPAIHLERRLHDRNSMSFQKMASVCSPRTSISSTETPGSKSVAELVKEISTLELEVIHLEQYLLSLYRTAFDQYLASSSTVAGHVSSPPVECHAGHLRLDSTIQTSHQATHSINLDLVADRPSHPQIVQRVGKSASDCRHTEHSPACDLAFSSGLNDDIPKSVSGHRSLADHLGASITDHVPEISCKLSEDIIRCISAIFCRLAPAQHVVQMASLTPSVSSCSTFSPQDPSDNWSPQCPYEASPSQFESLEDQSFQYDGMVEVPQIRIDGDKFGYASKMLNIFRSLIQCLKNIDPRKMEHDEQLAFWINIHNALVMHAFLAFGLHENHMKSTYSVLKAAYNVGGHSVNAYAIQRSIIGCQSHRPALWLRSLFTPAVKFMNGNGKHPYALDHPEPLAHFALSSGACSDPPVRLYTARGIYKELELAKAEFMQANVSVRKEQKIVLPKILYYYAKDAYMELSGLMEMVCDSIPDAQRKAIKGCLKRRLDKCVEWSPYKSTFRYLVHRDLAK; this is encoded by the exons ATGGCAGAAGATATTATGGAAATCCCAGGAATTCATTGCCACTCATGTTCTTCTCTCCAGGAGTGGCGTTTCCGGAG CGCATCAGGAGTGCATGAAGATATATTAAACATCTCGCCTCGGCTTTCCTATCACAACCCT GCTATACACCTAGAGAGAAGATTACATGACCGAAATTCTATGAGCTTTCAAAAGATGGCATCAGTGTGTAGCCCGAGAACATCCATTTCTTCAACCGAAACTCCAGGTTCAAAG TCTGTTGCAGAATTAGTTAAGGAGATCTCCACTCTTGAGCTGGAAGTTATACATTTGGAACAGTACCTCCTCTCACTATATCGAACTGCTTTTGACCAATATCTAGCTAGCTCCTCTACTGTTGCAGGCCATGTCTCTAGCCCTCCTGTAGAATGTCATGCAGGACATCTGAGACTAGATTCTACAATTCAGACATCACATCAGGCAACTCATTCCATTAATCTTGATCTAGTAGCGGACAGACCAAGTCATCCTCAAATCGTTCAGCGAGTTGGCAAGAGTGCCTCCGATTGCAGGCATACTGAACATTCACCTGCATGTGATTTGGCATTTAGTTCAGGTCTCAATGAT GATATACCAAAATCTGTTTCTGGACATAGAAGTCTTGCAGATCATCTTGGTGCCTCTATCACGGACCATGTGCCTGAAATTTCTTGTAAACTTTCTGAAGATATTATCAGATGCATTTCTGCTATTTTCTGCAGACTTGCTCCAGCTCAACATGTTGTGCAGATGGCTTCGCTTACTCCATCTGTGTCATCTTGTAGCACATTTTCTCCACAGGATCCTAGTGATAATTGGAGTCCTCAGTGCCCCTATGAAGCAAGTCCTTCTCAATTTGAATCACTTGAAGATCAGAGCTTTCAATATGATGGTATGGTAGAAGTTCCACAGATACGTATCGATGGTGACAAATTTGGTTATGCCTCAAAGATGCTCAACATTTTTAG ATCTCTTATTCAATGTCTCAAGAACATTGACCCAAGAAAGATGGAGCACGATGAGCAACTCGCTTTCTGGATCAACATTCACAATGCCTTGGTGATGCAT GCATTTTTAGCTTTTGGACTGCATGAGAATCACATGAAGAGCACATATTCAGTCCTAAAA GCAGCCTATAATGTAGGTGGGCATTCAGTAAATGCTTATGCTATCCAGCGCTCAATTATTGGATGCCAATCCCATCGTCCAGCATTG TGGCTGCGCTCGCTCTTCACACCAGCAGTAAAGTTCATGAATGGGAATGGCAAGCATCCATATGCTCTTGATCATCCTGAGCCACTTGCGCATTTTGCTCTTTCTTCAGGAGCATGCTCTGATCCTCCT GTTCGACTTTACACTGCTAGAGGTATCTATAAGGAGCTTGAGCTTGCAAAAGCTGAGTTCATGCAAGCTAATGTCTCGGTCCGAAAGGAACAGAAGATTGTTCTGCCAAAGATTTTATACTATTATGCAAAAGATGCATATATGGAATTGTCTGGTCTCATGGAGATGGTCTGTGATTCAATACCAGATGCCCAGCGAAAAGCCATCAAAGGATGCCTTAAAAGAAGGCTTGATAAGTGTGTTGAATGGTCACCATATAAATCAACTTTCAGATACCTTGTGCATAGAGATTTAGCCAAATAA
- the LOC105049364 gene encoding uncharacterized protein isoform X2 yields MAEDIMEIPGIHCHSCSSLQEWRFRSASGVHEDILNISPRLSYHNPAIHLERRLHDRNSMSFQKMASVCSPRTSISSTETPGSKSVAELVKEISTLELEVIHLEQYLLSLYRTAFDQYLASSSTVAGHVSSPPVECHAGHLRLDSTIQTSHQATHSINLDLVADRPSHPQIVQRVGKSASDCRHTEHSPACDLAFSSGLNDDIPKSVSGHRSLADHLGASITDHVPEISCKLSEDIIRCISAIFCRLAPAQHVVQMASLTPSVSSCSTFSPQDPSDNWSPQCPYEASPSQFESLEDQSFQYDGMVEVPQIRIDGDKFGYASKMLNIFRSLIQCLKNIDPRKMEHDEQLAFWINIHNALVMHAAYNVGGHSVNAYAIQRSIIGCQSHRPALWLRSLFTPAVKFMNGNGKHPYALDHPEPLAHFALSSGACSDPPVRLYTARGIYKELELAKAEFMQANVSVRKEQKIVLPKILYYYAKDAYMELSGLMEMVCDSIPDAQRKAIKGCLKRRLDKCVEWSPYKSTFRYLVHRDLAK; encoded by the exons ATGGCAGAAGATATTATGGAAATCCCAGGAATTCATTGCCACTCATGTTCTTCTCTCCAGGAGTGGCGTTTCCGGAG CGCATCAGGAGTGCATGAAGATATATTAAACATCTCGCCTCGGCTTTCCTATCACAACCCT GCTATACACCTAGAGAGAAGATTACATGACCGAAATTCTATGAGCTTTCAAAAGATGGCATCAGTGTGTAGCCCGAGAACATCCATTTCTTCAACCGAAACTCCAGGTTCAAAG TCTGTTGCAGAATTAGTTAAGGAGATCTCCACTCTTGAGCTGGAAGTTATACATTTGGAACAGTACCTCCTCTCACTATATCGAACTGCTTTTGACCAATATCTAGCTAGCTCCTCTACTGTTGCAGGCCATGTCTCTAGCCCTCCTGTAGAATGTCATGCAGGACATCTGAGACTAGATTCTACAATTCAGACATCACATCAGGCAACTCATTCCATTAATCTTGATCTAGTAGCGGACAGACCAAGTCATCCTCAAATCGTTCAGCGAGTTGGCAAGAGTGCCTCCGATTGCAGGCATACTGAACATTCACCTGCATGTGATTTGGCATTTAGTTCAGGTCTCAATGAT GATATACCAAAATCTGTTTCTGGACATAGAAGTCTTGCAGATCATCTTGGTGCCTCTATCACGGACCATGTGCCTGAAATTTCTTGTAAACTTTCTGAAGATATTATCAGATGCATTTCTGCTATTTTCTGCAGACTTGCTCCAGCTCAACATGTTGTGCAGATGGCTTCGCTTACTCCATCTGTGTCATCTTGTAGCACATTTTCTCCACAGGATCCTAGTGATAATTGGAGTCCTCAGTGCCCCTATGAAGCAAGTCCTTCTCAATTTGAATCACTTGAAGATCAGAGCTTTCAATATGATGGTATGGTAGAAGTTCCACAGATACGTATCGATGGTGACAAATTTGGTTATGCCTCAAAGATGCTCAACATTTTTAG ATCTCTTATTCAATGTCTCAAGAACATTGACCCAAGAAAGATGGAGCACGATGAGCAACTCGCTTTCTGGATCAACATTCACAATGCCTTGGTGATGCAT GCAGCCTATAATGTAGGTGGGCATTCAGTAAATGCTTATGCTATCCAGCGCTCAATTATTGGATGCCAATCCCATCGTCCAGCATTG TGGCTGCGCTCGCTCTTCACACCAGCAGTAAAGTTCATGAATGGGAATGGCAAGCATCCATATGCTCTTGATCATCCTGAGCCACTTGCGCATTTTGCTCTTTCTTCAGGAGCATGCTCTGATCCTCCT GTTCGACTTTACACTGCTAGAGGTATCTATAAGGAGCTTGAGCTTGCAAAAGCTGAGTTCATGCAAGCTAATGTCTCGGTCCGAAAGGAACAGAAGATTGTTCTGCCAAAGATTTTATACTATTATGCAAAAGATGCATATATGGAATTGTCTGGTCTCATGGAGATGGTCTGTGATTCAATACCAGATGCCCAGCGAAAAGCCATCAAAGGATGCCTTAAAAGAAGGCTTGATAAGTGTGTTGAATGGTCACCATATAAATCAACTTTCAGATACCTTGTGCATAGAGATTTAGCCAAATAA
- the LOC140851245 gene encoding uncharacterized protein, whose product MRRRGRYAGVQFQFSQTEAGTSSSAQQPEASSAAQHSEPCPSSSAQHDPPVHQPDDEIHVQDGSGRVRPRRGPTVVRDVWQMREGERIVVECNQLGQPIKKAACLLTSFLGTVARRPQLCPLGYAKWNDMLPTYKVELLRVIESKFVLPPSTHDFVMKSLNRKWKEYKAQLKKDYMRQGMTEEEVARNCPPDVPPHQWMELVHYWFSERAQTYSAIGRAARAAQSVPHTSGSKSYARLRQEFEDEHGREPGQVEFYRMTHTHQDGTFVRDESRDLYIRHC is encoded by the exons atgcgtcgcaggggacgatatgctggtgtgcagttccagttttcacagacagaggccggtacgtcttcttcagcacagcagcctgaggccagttcagctgcacagcattctgagccctgtccttcatcatcagcacagcacgatcctcctgttcatcagccagatgatgagatacacgtgcagg acggatccgggagagtacgccccagacgcggacccacagtagtacgagatgtgtggcagatgcgtgagggcgagaggattgttgtggagtgcaatcagctaggtcagccaattaagaaagctgcctgcttattgacttcatttttggggactgttgctcggaggcctcagctatgtccgttgggctatgcaaaatggaatgacatgcttccaacgtacaaagttgagctcctccgagttatagag agcaagtttgttctccctccatccactcatgattttgtaatgaagtctctcaaccgcaaatggaaagaatataaagcacaattgaagaaggactatatgagacagggtatgacagaggaggaggttgctagaaattgtcctcctgatgtaccccctcatcagtggatggagttggttcattactggttctccgagagggcacag acttattctgctattggtagagctgcacgagcagctcagtctgttcctcatacatcggggtcgaagagttatgcacgactccgacaggagttt gaggatgagcatgggagggaacccggacaagtggagttttaccggatgactcatactcatcaggatggtacttttgttcgagatgagtcgagagatttatatataCGGCAttgttaa
- the LOC140851042 gene encoding uncharacterized protein, translated as MCMKQSSLILSMVIPGDKGPGNDIDIFLQPLIEELKQLWEGVDAFDASNGQTFKLRAALLWTINDFPAYANLSGWSTKGRVACPCCGDSTHSIWLKHGGKFCYMGHRRWLEANHPFRFQKDLFDGTIELGCAPIPPSGTDVHRQMDGMNYSYGKHSKSSKKRGRDDVESSVHEGLPEEVSISTIDAELFQDPDNYFEDENEEDTQIASIQQPSKHLWKKRSIFFDLPYWKHNLIRHNLDVMHIEKNVCDNLLGTFLNLDGKSKDNMKARLDLKEMGIRQELHPKMLANDRIYVPPACYTMSAREKDNFLGVLKSIKVPDGYASNISRCVHLKDRKLSNLKSHDGHILMQDIFPIALRSSLPKQVVTIVLRLSSFFKALCSKVIDPRELDQLESDITITLCQMEKIFPPGFFTIMVHLLIHLASEVKVGGPVHYRWMYPIERYYYKP; from the coding sequence atgtgcatgaaacaatcatcacttatcttgtcaatggttattccaggagataagggtccaggcaatgatattgatatttttctacagcctttgatagaggaattgaaacagttgtgggagggtgttgatgcatttgatgcttccaacggccaaacatttaaactacgggcagctttgttatggactattaatgattttccagcatatgccaatttatctggctggagtacaaagggacgggtcgcatgtccttgttgtggagattcaacacattcaatttggttaaaacatggaggtaaattttgttacatgggacatcgtcgatggttggaagcaaatcatccgtttcgatttcagaaagatttgtttgatggtactatagaattgggatgtgcccctattccaccttctggaactgatgttcatagacaaatggatggcatgaattacagctatggtaagcactcaaagtcctctaaaaaaagaggaagggatgatgttgaaagctcagtgcacgaagggttaccagaggaagtcagtatcagtactatagatgcagagttgtttcaagatccagacaattatttcgaggatgaaaatgaggaagacacacagatagcatctatacaacagccaagtaaacatttatggaaaaaacgaagtatcttttttgacttaccttattggaaacataatcttattcggcacaatcttgatgtcatgcatatagagaagaatgtttgcgataatttacttggaacatttttaaaccttgatggaaagagcaaagataacatgaaggcacgtcttgatttaaaagaaatgggtatccgacaggaacttcatcctaaaatgcttgctaatgatagaatttatgtgcctcctgcatgttacacaatgtctgctcgagaaaaggataattttttgggagttttgaaaagtatcaaagtacccgatggatatgcatcgaatatttcacgatgtgtgcatctaaaggatcgaaaactttcaaatcttaaaagtcatgatggtcacatattgatgcaagatatttttccaatagctttaagatcgtcattgccgaaacaagttgttacaattgtacttcgattatcgtcattcttcaaggcattatgttccaaagttattgatcctcgggaacttgatcagttagaatcggatattacaattacactttgccagatggaaaagatttttcctcctggatttttcactattatggtacatctgctcattcacctagcttcagaagttaaagttggtggaccggtacattatagatggatgtatcctattgagaggtattattacaaaccttaa